A single region of the Polyodon spathula isolate WHYD16114869_AA chromosome 12, ASM1765450v1, whole genome shotgun sequence genome encodes:
- the LOC121324243 gene encoding protein Z-dependent protease inhibitor-like produces the protein MKRTLLFLVWVALFSTTCKTQDLSSADKPTVNDLASKNIEFAMNLYRKIASQHDDNIFFSPLCISSAFAMLSLGAKGNTYDQIIKGLNLDLLQSKDKPNIIPALFRQQQKNITSSQDLDLTLGGAMFVPQDFNVLETFLSQTKEYFNTDTIQLNPILTTNINEYVEKMTSGKIKELLKTVDPNTKLMLINYVLFKGKWEEPFDANYTEQARFYVNNYRIVSVPTMFRSDPFQLGYDDKLKLSILKLPYRGDASMIVLLPDKDADYNSIDEEISAEHFHQWLRMLKKIKMEVYFPKFKLEQSYKMKKILPALGITDLFNYQADLSGINMETGLKVSEVIHKAVIEVDEKGTEASSATVVGITGYSLPPSLKINRPFLFLIYHETTNSLLFMGRVVDPTI, from the exons ATGAAGAGGACACTTCTGTTTTTGGTATGGGTGGCATTGTTTTCCACAACCTGCAAAACTCAAGACCTGTCCAGTGCAGACAAGCCGACCGTCAACGACCTGGCCAGTAAAAACATAGAATTTGCAATGAACCTCTACAGAAAGATTGCCAGCCAACATGACGACAATATCTTTTTCTCCCCTTTGTGCATTTCTTCAGCATTCGCTATGCTTTCCCTTGGTGCTAAAGGGAACACTTATGATCAGATCATCAAAGGTCTAAATCTTGATCTCCTTCAAAGCAAAGATAAGCCTAATATTATTCCAGCGCTGTTTCGTCAACAACAGAAAAACATCACCAGCAGCCAGGATTTGGATTTAACTCTGGGAGGTGCCATGTTTGTTCCCCAAGATTTTAATGTACTGGAAACCTTTCTCAGTCAGACCAAAGAGTATTTCAACACTGACACCATCCAACTAAACCCTATTTTGACAACCAACATTAATGAATATGTGGAAAAGATGACTAGTGGAAAGATTAAGGAACTTTTAAAGACAGTTGATCCAAACACCAAACTGATGCTTATAAATTATGTTCTTTTTAAAG GCAAATGGGAGGAGCCGTTTGATGCTAATTACACCGAGCAAGCCCGCTTCTACGTGAACAATTATAGGATTGTTTCAGTCCCCACGATGTTCAGAAGTGACCCATTTCAATTGGGTTATGATGACAAACTTAAGTTATCCATTCTAAAGCTTCcatacagaggagatgcctccaTGATTGTATTGCTTCCAGACAAAGATGCTGACTACAATTCCATTGATGAGGAGATCTCTGCAGAACACTTCCATCAGTGGCTCAGAATGTTGAAGAAAAT CAAAATGGAAGTCTATTTTCCGAAATTTAAATTGGAGCAGTCatacaaaatgaagaaaattcTTCCAGCTCTAGGGATTACGGACTTGTTCAACTACCAGGCAGATCTTTCAGGAATCAACATGGAAACTGGGTTGAAAGTGTCTGAG GTTATTCACAAGGCAGTAATTGAAGTGGATGAGAAGGGAACAGAAGCATCGAGTGCCACTGTAGTAGGAATAACTGGATACTCCTTGCCACCTTCCCTCAAAATTAATCGCCCCTTTCTCTTCCTTATTTACCACGAAACAACCAACAGCTTATTGTTCATGGGCAGGGTCGTGGACCCTACCATATAG
- the LOC121324245 gene encoding ataxin-3-like — protein sequence MESVFHEKQEGSLCAQHCLNNLLQGEYFSPVELSSIAHQLDEEERMRMAEGGVTSQEYRTFLEQPSGNMDDSGFFSIQVISNALGVWGLELILFNSPEYQRLMIEAVNEKAFICNYKEHWFTVRKLGQQWFNLNSLLTGPELISDTYLALFLAQLQQEGYSIFVIRGDLPDCEADQILGIVRVEQTQRPKLIGEEAAQSSSGQSVPMESAVEISTGFQTGPVDEDEENLRKALALSRQDIEVEDEEADLRRAIQLSMLGAVGGSSLPDPRDGSIAHSSRSIQNETLTAEELRKRRQAYFDKQSQQQAQPTSQPQPQPLSEPHLLPQPQPQPQLQAQQEDKVPSEQETITAALNTSLCTADAKTSHLNMEDPI from the exons CAAGAGGGGTCTCTATGTGCCCAGCACTGCCTCAACAACCTGCTGCAGGGGGAGTACTTCAGCCCTGTGGAGCTGTCCTCCATAGCACACCAGCTCGATGAGGAGGAGCGCATGAGGATGGCAGAGGGAGGAGTGACCAGCCAAGAGTATAGGACCTTCTTAGAG CAGCCTTCTGGAAACATGGATGACAGCGGGTTCTTTTCTATTCAA GTTATAAGCAATGCTTTGGGAGTCTGGGGGCTGGAGCTGATTCTCTTCAACAGCCCTGAGTATCAGAGACTAATGATTGAAGCAGT AAACGAAAAAGCATTTATATGCAACTACAAGGAACACTGGTTTACAGTTCGAAAACTTGGACAACAG TGGTTTAACTTGAATTCTTTGCTGACTGGTCCAGAACTCATCTCAGACACATACCTTGCACTTTTCTTAGCACAGTTACAACAAGAAG GTTACTCGATATTTGTGATCAGAGGAGATCTTCCCGATTGTGAAGCAGACCAGATCCTGGGCATTGTGAGGGTGGAGCAGACACAGAGACCAAAGTTGATTGGAGAGGAGGCAGCTCAGTCCAGCAGTGGACAGAG TGTCCCCATGGAGAGTGCTGTGGAAATCAGCACAGGCTTCCAGACGGGCCCAGTAGATGAGGATGAGGAGAACCTGAGGAAGGCGCTGGCGCTCAGTCGACAGGACATTGAGGTGGAAGATGAAGAGGCTGACCTGCGCAGAGCCATTCAGCTCAGTATGCtgg GTGCTGTAGGAGGTAGTAGTCTTCCTGATCCAAGAGACGGCAGCATTGCACATTCTTCAAGGTCCATCCAGAATGAAACTTTAACTGCAGAGGAACTGCGAAAAAGAAGACAGGCCTACTTTGATAA aCAGTCACAACAACAAGCACAACCTACCTCCCAACCACAGCCTCAGCCACTGTCTGAGCCCCATCTCctgccccagccccagccccagccccagctccAGGCACAGCAGGAAG ACAAGGTCCCAAGTGAACAAGAAACAATAACGGCTGCCTTAAACACATCCCTCTGCACAGCAGATGCCAAGACAAGTCACTTGAATATGGAGGACCCGATATGA